A section of the Tumebacillus amylolyticus genome encodes:
- a CDS encoding DNA-binding protein — protein sequence MSFTRKALQVALAVTLALPLGLPLFEQKANAEGPADPAPVINPVTANGKKVLFDNTHGQTAGAADWVIDGGFSDFGNALANAGFYVKELRKSTTLTLSDLQGYDCFVIGEANIPYKTSEQQAMIDYVKGGGSIFFIADHYNADRNKNRWDASEVFNGYRRGAWSNPALGMSTEEASSAAMSGVASSDWLGTNFGVRFRYNALGDITANNIVSSSQAFGITAGVSTVAMHAGSTLAVLDPTKAKGIVYLPTTSTKWSSAVDQGVYNGGGVAEGPFAAVAKLGGGKAAFIGDSSPVEDATPKYKREENGATKTTYDGFKEQNDSTFLVNTVKWLATKESYTALNQVAGLTLDSPTTLYSWEQPANTTEPQAEPWAAPDAGYKWYDASTFKIGSYGYGSVVNPTPSGPWSFVHQSTLPNQYSFKIRVVATGWTPGSTQSNFNLGVYNGSGTQIAKVQNADGTWPTAYGYSSYFSMTADSTGTATKEVTVQLNPTATGSANLRLRQSSTATYTEAVTVGNVPVTPLP from the coding sequence ATGAGTTTTACTCGCAAAGCTCTGCAGGTAGCACTGGCTGTCACCCTCGCGTTGCCGCTCGGTCTTCCGCTCTTTGAACAGAAAGCAAACGCAGAAGGCCCGGCTGATCCGGCACCGGTCATCAACCCGGTTACGGCGAATGGCAAAAAAGTGCTGTTTGACAACACGCACGGCCAAACGGCCGGTGCGGCAGATTGGGTTATCGACGGCGGTTTCTCTGATTTCGGGAACGCGCTGGCAAACGCAGGGTTCTATGTAAAAGAACTGCGCAAGAGCACGACGCTCACTCTGTCTGACCTGCAAGGCTACGATTGCTTCGTGATTGGGGAGGCCAACATCCCCTACAAGACTTCTGAGCAACAAGCGATGATCGACTATGTGAAGGGCGGCGGTTCGATCTTCTTCATCGCCGACCACTACAACGCAGACCGCAACAAAAACCGTTGGGACGCATCCGAAGTCTTCAACGGCTACCGTCGCGGCGCATGGAGCAACCCGGCGCTTGGCATGAGCACCGAAGAAGCGAGTTCGGCGGCGATGTCCGGCGTGGCTTCCTCTGACTGGCTGGGCACCAACTTCGGCGTGCGCTTCCGCTACAACGCGCTCGGCGATATCACCGCGAACAACATCGTGTCGTCCTCGCAAGCGTTCGGCATCACCGCAGGTGTTTCCACCGTTGCGATGCATGCAGGTTCCACCCTCGCGGTCCTCGACCCGACCAAAGCAAAGGGAATCGTCTACCTCCCGACGACTTCGACTAAGTGGTCCTCTGCAGTTGACCAAGGCGTGTACAACGGCGGCGGCGTAGCAGAAGGTCCGTTCGCGGCAGTTGCGAAGCTTGGCGGCGGCAAAGCGGCGTTCATCGGCGACTCCTCTCCGGTAGAAGACGCAACTCCGAAATACAAGCGCGAAGAAAACGGCGCAACCAAGACCACCTATGACGGCTTCAAGGAGCAGAACGACTCCACGTTCCTCGTGAACACCGTGAAATGGCTGGCAACCAAGGAATCCTACACCGCGCTGAACCAAGTCGCAGGTTTGACCCTCGACTCGCCGACGACCCTGTATTCTTGGGAACAACCGGCAAACACCACCGAGCCGCAAGCAGAACCGTGGGCTGCTCCGGATGCAGGTTACAAATGGTATGATGCGAGCACGTTCAAAATCGGCTCCTATGGGTACGGCAGTGTCGTGAACCCGACTCCGTCCGGCCCGTGGTCGTTCGTCCACCAATCGACCCTGCCGAACCAATACAGCTTCAAGATCCGTGTCGTTGCAACCGGTTGGACTCCGGGTTCCACGCAATCGAACTTCAACCTCGGCGTCTACAACGGCTCCGGCACGCAAATCGCGAAAGTACAAAATGCAGACGGCACCTGGCCGACTGCATACGGCTACAGCTCGTACTTCTCGATGACCGCTGACAGCACCGGCACGGCGACCAAGGAAGTCACCGTTCAACTCAACCCGACCGCTACGGGATCTGCAAACCTGCGTCTGCGTCAAAGCTCGACCGCTACGTACACCGAAGCAGTCACCGTCGGCAACGTACCGGTAACTCCGCTTCCGTAA
- a CDS encoding peptidoglycan D,D-transpeptidase FtsI family protein, translating into MEQQKNRVQRRTAIVLTLCTFGIVGMLGRLFYIQVGAPHNMQGHDLVASAVEQRREKFELDSGRGDVLDRNGVSMTGSVMHGIVVLPVWQQNLDRGKINDLAVLLHTSTEKLVKALSEQDEPFLLRLPDANGQIRTVNLSAVEEAKVQKLELTGIYAKEVKVRYDDQSVARHVIGFLGEDPNLVANTWGGKYPLDEKVGKLGLEYQYQDELRGLGLSSTIAYYTDAYKRPINGLGIRESTDQNHALNVKTTLDRDIQHSAEQAMDRFGMQKGAVVVLDSETEDVLAMASRPNYDQNSLGKNGDQFPVNRALQATFPGSIFKTIIAAAALETGVVKPTDTFDCPGYLDIGDGRLNCWTTHGEETVEQAFAASCNVTFAQLAMKLGRDKIEEYAKKFELGQTVGLLHNNESQFYGEDAGTIFAKEYTSDRLLANTGIGQEDVRVSPLQAAHMMAVVANGGMAGHPRLVKSLTTSDGLLYTEYPSSEKQRVLEQSTADELQKWTRDVVSMDIGTAHAALADAAMTVAGKTGTAQTGDPNANNQWFAGYAPADKPKYVVIVMGESVTQGRATEQIAKQIIGALPKP; encoded by the coding sequence ATGGAACAGCAGAAAAACCGCGTACAACGCCGTACCGCCATCGTCTTGACACTCTGCACGTTTGGGATTGTCGGCATGCTCGGGCGGCTTTTTTACATCCAAGTGGGAGCACCTCATAACATGCAAGGGCACGACCTCGTAGCCAGTGCCGTCGAGCAGCGCCGTGAGAAGTTTGAACTCGACTCAGGTCGCGGCGATGTCCTCGACCGGAACGGCGTTTCCATGACGGGCAGCGTCATGCACGGCATCGTCGTGCTCCCGGTCTGGCAGCAGAACCTCGATCGCGGCAAAATCAACGACCTCGCCGTCCTCTTACATACCTCGACTGAAAAATTGGTGAAGGCGTTGTCGGAGCAGGACGAGCCGTTTTTGCTTCGCTTGCCGGACGCGAACGGGCAGATTCGCACCGTGAACCTCTCTGCAGTAGAAGAGGCGAAAGTGCAGAAACTCGAATTGACAGGCATCTACGCCAAGGAAGTCAAAGTCCGCTATGACGACCAATCTGTGGCCCGCCATGTGATCGGATTCCTCGGTGAAGACCCGAACTTGGTCGCCAACACATGGGGTGGTAAGTACCCGCTCGATGAGAAAGTCGGCAAGCTCGGGCTGGAATACCAATACCAAGACGAACTGCGCGGCTTGGGCCTCTCCAGCACCATCGCCTACTACACAGACGCCTACAAGCGTCCGATCAACGGCCTGGGCATCCGCGAATCGACCGACCAGAACCACGCCTTGAACGTGAAAACGACACTCGACCGCGACATCCAGCACTCCGCCGAACAAGCGATGGACCGCTTTGGCATGCAAAAAGGAGCCGTCGTCGTCCTCGACTCCGAAACGGAAGACGTGCTCGCGATGGCGTCGCGCCCGAACTATGACCAGAACTCACTTGGCAAAAACGGAGATCAATTTCCGGTCAACCGCGCACTGCAAGCGACGTTCCCCGGCTCCATCTTCAAGACGATCATTGCAGCGGCGGCGTTGGAAACCGGCGTGGTCAAGCCGACCGACACCTTCGACTGCCCCGGCTATCTCGACATCGGAGACGGGCGCTTAAACTGCTGGACGACGCACGGGGAAGAGACGGTGGAACAAGCGTTTGCCGCCTCCTGCAACGTCACATTCGCCCAACTTGCCATGAAACTCGGGCGGGACAAAATCGAAGAGTACGCCAAAAAATTCGAACTGGGCCAAACGGTCGGGCTCTTGCACAACAACGAATCGCAGTTCTACGGCGAAGACGCAGGTACGATCTTTGCCAAGGAATACACGTCCGACCGCCTTCTTGCGAACACGGGGATCGGGCAAGAGGACGTGCGCGTCTCGCCCTTGCAAGCGGCACATATGATGGCGGTGGTCGCCAACGGCGGTATGGCGGGTCATCCGCGCTTGGTGAAGTCGCTCACCACCTCTGACGGGCTTCTCTACACCGAGTACCCCTCGTCGGAGAAACAGCGCGTGCTGGAACAAAGCACAGCGGATGAGTTACAAAAATGGACGCGCGATGTCGTTTCGATGGACATCGGCACCGCCCATGCAGCACTCGCCGACGCCGCGATGACCGTTGCGGGCAAGACGGGAACCGCTCAAACGGGGGACCCAAACGCCAACAACCAATGGTTCGCGGGATATGCGCCGGCCGACAAGCCGAAGTATGTGGTCATCGTCATGGGCGAGTCGGTCACACAGGGCCGGGCGACCGAACAGATCGCCAAGCAGATCATCGGGGCCTTGCCGAAGCCTTAG
- a CDS encoding PLP-dependent aminotransferase family protein — MQFQISWYLYVEKYRYKYLALYHALRDAILAGVLPYSTQVPSSRELAELYEISRGVVSQVYEMLTAEGYLAAEIGRGTFVSYQIDRAESEEQERPPILLSDWGQRIMGLRLRDGVPAASYPYDYTIGQPLADAFPFAEWNRALYASIREITEIEGEPKYEPQGYRPLREAIARDLRKSRGMTVQPEDVVIVNGSSQAIALVAHLLINPGDSVVMEDPTYGGIREAILAVGGVAEASPVDENGVIVRDWDSRLLFVTPGRQFPTGAVLSLERRQEILRWATQHNAVIVEDDYDSEFRRRGRPIEPLKVLDRHERVVYVGTFSKTMYADLRIGYVVLPSWLREPFCKARQLYEPRPTALVQQHALATFMNNGQYERHLRRMKRIYTRKHKVLWNALTDTFGELFDWAESDAGLHIFGRWKGTRENFQEFRNACLAAGVRFPDATGYYDDPEATPAVCLGFPRLTEEELVTGVEIMQRVWAQL; from the coding sequence ATGCAATTTCAAATTTCTTGGTATCTGTATGTCGAGAAGTATCGATACAAGTATCTGGCGCTCTACCATGCCTTGCGCGATGCCATCCTCGCAGGAGTGTTGCCCTACAGCACGCAAGTTCCGTCGAGCCGAGAGTTAGCGGAGCTCTACGAAATTTCACGCGGTGTGGTCTCGCAGGTGTACGAGATGCTGACAGCAGAAGGCTATCTGGCTGCAGAGATCGGGCGCGGGACATTTGTGTCTTACCAGATCGACAGGGCAGAGAGCGAAGAGCAGGAACGCCCGCCCATCCTGCTCTCCGACTGGGGCCAGCGCATCATGGGGCTGCGGCTTCGCGACGGCGTCCCCGCTGCTTCCTACCCCTACGACTATACCATTGGGCAACCGCTGGCTGATGCGTTCCCGTTTGCCGAGTGGAACCGTGCGCTGTATGCTTCGATCCGCGAGATCACCGAAATTGAAGGCGAGCCCAAGTACGAACCACAGGGATACCGTCCTCTGCGCGAAGCCATCGCCCGCGACTTGCGCAAATCACGCGGGATGACCGTGCAACCGGAGGACGTCGTGATCGTCAACGGCTCGTCGCAAGCCATCGCCCTCGTGGCTCACCTGTTGATCAACCCCGGCGACTCGGTGGTGATGGAAGACCCGACGTATGGCGGCATTCGAGAAGCGATCTTGGCAGTCGGTGGTGTTGCAGAGGCAAGCCCGGTGGACGAAAACGGCGTCATCGTCCGCGACTGGGATTCCCGCCTGCTGTTCGTCACGCCGGGGCGACAATTTCCTACCGGGGCGGTGCTGTCTCTGGAACGGAGACAAGAGATCTTGCGCTGGGCCACTCAGCACAACGCCGTGATCGTGGAAGATGATTATGACAGCGAGTTTCGTCGTCGCGGACGACCGATCGAGCCGCTGAAAGTGCTCGATCGCCACGAGCGCGTCGTCTACGTCGGTACGTTCTCCAAGACGATGTACGCCGACTTGCGGATCGGCTATGTGGTGTTGCCGTCTTGGTTACGCGAACCGTTCTGCAAAGCACGGCAATTGTACGAGCCAAGACCCACGGCGCTGGTCCAACAACACGCCCTCGCCACTTTCATGAACAACGGGCAGTACGAACGTCATCTGCGGAGGATGAAACGGATATACACCCGCAAGCACAAAGTGCTGTGGAATGCGCTGACAGATACTTTCGGGGAGTTGTTCGATTGGGCGGAGAGCGATGCCGGCTTGCATATCTTCGGTCGGTGGAAAGGAACTCGCGAAAACTTTCAAGAATTTCGCAATGCCTGCTTGGCGGCTGGTGTTCGATTCCCCGATGCAACGGGGTACTACGACGACCCCGAAGCAACGCCGGCTGTGTGCTTAGGATTCCCACGTCTCACAGAGGAAGAGTTAGTAACGGGCGTCGAGATCATGCAGAGAGTGTGGGCCCAGTTATAA
- a CDS encoding thioesterase II family protein: MNKLFRQLKPSLNGKTLLCFPFAGGYSVSYRALANAIKSNWGIIAIEPPGHGTNRDPLVHDLKSLVDLYEEHLDDYFNSPFALFGHSMGGTVTYELLMRLEKRGIFPEVAFISGMVPPHIERGNRSNLNDEDFIALLRSYGGLPEEFLRERELLDLFMPVLRNDFSSIDHFRHDELRELKTKVHFLSGEKDQVALPTVMAEWTRYAPRSEFHRFSGGHMFPINQADEVAALIKRVLTDAFVF; this comes from the coding sequence ATGAACAAACTCTTTCGTCAATTAAAACCCAGTCTGAACGGCAAAACCCTGCTGTGTTTCCCGTTTGCGGGCGGGTATTCCGTCTCCTACCGCGCGTTGGCGAACGCGATCAAATCAAACTGGGGCATCATCGCGATCGAGCCGCCGGGTCACGGCACCAATCGCGACCCGCTGGTGCATGATTTAAAGTCTCTGGTCGACCTATACGAAGAACACCTGGATGACTACTTCAACTCTCCGTTTGCGCTGTTTGGGCACAGCATGGGCGGGACTGTCACGTATGAACTGTTGATGCGCTTGGAGAAGCGCGGGATTTTCCCCGAGGTAGCGTTCATCTCCGGGATGGTGCCGCCGCATATCGAACGCGGGAACCGCTCCAACCTCAACGACGAGGACTTCATCGCACTTCTGCGCTCTTATGGTGGACTGCCGGAGGAATTCCTGCGCGAACGGGAACTGCTCGACCTGTTCATGCCCGTTCTGCGCAATGACTTCTCCTCCATTGATCATTTCAGACATGACGAGTTGCGCGAACTGAAAACAAAAGTGCATTTCCTGAGCGGGGAGAAGGACCAAGTGGCTCTGCCAACCGTCATGGCCGAGTGGACCCGCTATGCCCCACGCTCGGAGTTTCACCGGTTCAGCGGCGGCCACATGTTCCCGATCAACCAAGCGGACGAAGTCGCGGCACTGATCAAACGCGTGCTGACCGACGCCTTCGTCTTTTAA
- a CDS encoding threonine synthase, which translates to MTKSFLSHLECPKCGTTHDADTLQHLCSCGAPLLVRYDLKSAAQVMKKEDLAHREPSLWRYRELLPVRDDANIVTLGEGMTPLLPLPKLGAADGFENLYLKDEGTIPTGSFKARGAAVGISRAKELGVETLAMPTNGNAGGAWATYAARAGINSCIIMPVSAPLITRNECAITGADFYLVNGLISDAGKIVGRAVSKYGWYDASTLKEPYRIEGKKTMGYELAEQFNWEVPDVILYPTGGGVGLIGIYKALLELQEIGWIGEKLPRLVAVQATGCAPIVKAWQEGKEASEFWEDAQTIAFGITVPKALGDFLVLEAVYKTEGCAIAVDDEATLRAQKRLATLEGTFVCPEGAATYAAALQLKEQGWIKAEEKVVLLNTGTGLKYPDTVTVEVETLQPSDDL; encoded by the coding sequence ATGACCAAGAGTTTTCTGAGCCATCTCGAATGCCCGAAGTGCGGAACTACGCACGATGCTGATACACTCCAACACCTTTGTTCTTGCGGCGCGCCGCTGCTCGTTCGATATGATCTGAAATCTGCAGCCCAAGTGATGAAAAAAGAAGACCTCGCCCACCGCGAACCGTCGCTCTGGCGCTATCGTGAATTGCTTCCGGTGCGTGACGACGCGAACATCGTCACGCTTGGCGAAGGCATGACCCCGCTCTTGCCTTTGCCGAAACTCGGTGCTGCAGACGGGTTTGAAAATCTCTACCTCAAGGACGAAGGGACGATCCCGACCGGTTCCTTCAAAGCGCGCGGTGCCGCTGTCGGCATTTCCCGCGCCAAGGAATTGGGCGTGGAGACGCTCGCGATGCCGACCAACGGCAACGCAGGCGGTGCGTGGGCTACGTATGCAGCTCGTGCAGGCATCAATTCCTGCATCATCATGCCGGTCAGCGCTCCGTTGATCACCCGCAACGAATGCGCGATCACAGGGGCTGACTTCTACCTCGTGAACGGCTTGATCTCCGATGCGGGCAAGATCGTCGGCCGTGCCGTTTCCAAGTACGGCTGGTACGATGCGTCAACCCTCAAGGAACCGTACCGCATCGAAGGGAAAAAGACGATGGGCTACGAGCTCGCCGAACAATTTAATTGGGAAGTACCGGATGTCATCCTCTACCCGACGGGCGGCGGTGTCGGTCTGATCGGCATCTACAAAGCTCTGCTGGAACTGCAAGAGATCGGCTGGATCGGGGAGAAACTCCCGCGCCTCGTCGCCGTCCAAGCCACCGGCTGTGCTCCGATCGTCAAAGCATGGCAAGAAGGCAAGGAAGCATCCGAGTTCTGGGAAGATGCGCAGACCATCGCGTTTGGCATCACGGTGCCGAAAGCTCTGGGCGACTTCCTCGTGCTCGAAGCTGTCTACAAAACCGAAGGCTGTGCCATCGCGGTCGACGACGAAGCGACCCTTCGTGCGCAAAAGCGCCTCGCAACGCTTGAAGGCACGTTCGTCTGCCCCGAGGGAGCTGCCACGTACGCGGCAGCACTCCAACTCAAAGAACAAGGCTGGATCAAGGCGGAGGAGAAAGTCGTCCTCCTCAACACCGGTACCGGCCTCAAATACCCGGACACCGTCACGGTCGAAGTCGAAACGCTCCAACCGTCCGACGACCTGTAA
- a CDS encoding 4'-phosphopantetheinyl transferase family protein, giving the protein MHPIEQTKVYWLQVPATLTVRDLADSLHILTEEERSVYNRFKVDHKKIEFLLGRALLKTQIGVRLGLPPAHVQFVKNDYGKLFLASGNPSSFHFNLTHSERVIACAFAPVPVGVDVEYTANDHLNVMTSVFTPVEQAYVQNSAPDVRLQAFYRIWTRKEAYVKAVGMGLSISPETFSVPIEDMGTGEWAYFTCLPVDPYVLSLAVPAGSHTPSESVHPQLRQIDTFELLGSLQSL; this is encoded by the coding sequence ATGCATCCGATCGAACAGACGAAGGTCTACTGGCTGCAGGTCCCCGCTACCCTCACGGTGCGCGACCTCGCCGACTCGCTTCACATCCTCACGGAGGAGGAGCGCAGCGTCTACAACCGCTTCAAAGTCGACCACAAGAAAATCGAATTTCTGCTGGGACGAGCCTTGCTCAAAACCCAAATCGGCGTTCGTCTGGGGCTCCCTCCGGCACACGTGCAGTTTGTAAAAAACGACTACGGCAAGCTGTTCCTCGCAAGCGGGAACCCGTCGTCGTTCCATTTCAACCTCACCCACTCGGAGCGTGTGATCGCCTGTGCGTTCGCTCCGGTACCGGTCGGGGTTGACGTGGAGTATACCGCCAACGACCATCTGAACGTCATGACGAGCGTGTTCACTCCGGTGGAGCAAGCCTACGTCCAAAACTCTGCACCGGACGTGCGATTGCAGGCGTTCTATCGCATTTGGACGCGCAAGGAAGCCTATGTCAAAGCAGTTGGCATGGGACTCTCCATCTCACCGGAAACGTTCAGCGTCCCCATTGAGGACATGGGAACCGGGGAGTGGGCGTACTTCACCTGTCTGCCCGTCGACCCATATGTTCTCTCACTCGCCGTGCCGGCAGGAAGTCACACACCGTCAGAATCTGTGCATCCGCAGCTCCGACAAATCGACACGTTCGAACTGCTGGGCTCGTTGCAATCGCTGTGA
- the sigK gene encoding RNA polymerase sporulation sigma factor SigK produces the protein MPGFLTAVVLLLKEITLFVSYIKNNAFPQPLSEEDEAKYLRLMADGDEHARNVLVEHNLRLVAHIVKKFENTGEDSEDLISIGTIGLIKAIESFSVGKGTKLATYAARCIENEILMHLRSLKKTRKDVSLHDPIGTDKEGNEITLIDVLGTESDEVLDEVQLKLEKLKIYNRLNLLDDREQEVIRGRFGLPDGEEKTQREIAEELGISRSYVSRIEKRALTKLLHELRPKRED, from the coding sequence ATGCCCGGATTTCTAACTGCGGTTGTGTTGTTGCTAAAGGAGATCACTCTGTTCGTCTCTTACATCAAAAACAACGCGTTTCCGCAACCTCTGTCGGAGGAGGATGAAGCAAAATATCTGCGGCTGATGGCGGATGGCGATGAACATGCGCGAAATGTGCTGGTGGAACACAACCTGCGCCTCGTCGCTCACATCGTCAAAAAGTTCGAGAATACGGGCGAAGACAGCGAAGATCTCATCTCGATTGGCACCATCGGGTTGATCAAAGCCATCGAGAGTTTCTCAGTCGGCAAAGGTACGAAACTCGCGACGTATGCGGCTCGATGTATAGAAAATGAGATCCTCATGCACTTGCGTTCGCTGAAAAAGACCCGCAAGGACGTTTCCCTTCATGATCCCATCGGGACGGACAAGGAAGGCAACGAGATCACCCTCATAGATGTCCTGGGAACCGAATCAGATGAGGTCTTGGACGAAGTGCAGTTGAAGTTGGAAAAACTCAAAATCTACAACCGCTTAAACCTCCTCGACGATCGCGAGCAAGAAGTCATCCGCGGCCGCTTCGGCTTGCCGGACGGGGAAGAGAAGACCCAACGCGAAATCGCCGAAGAACTCGGCATCTCCCGCTCTTACGTCTCGCGGATCGAGAAGCGCGCACTCACCAAGCTCTTGCACGAACTGCGACCCAAGCGCGAAGATTAG